A part of Dermacentor variabilis isolate Ectoservices chromosome 10, ASM5094787v1, whole genome shotgun sequence genomic DNA contains:
- the LOC142560352 gene encoding uncharacterized protein LOC142560352 encodes MARKQLLVAWKALRRVLLLVCVWMGVCYAVFHFTHGAGNSFLIGPFQRSLLQTAAPPEHHVPVEPVKSVPTSKPESSTASQRDTTPDSKALLNLRPHVDISPSVSMKEFLSKLSNMSNIPRAYWENGRKPSISSKSCVKYPELYDLSFNNLYWQKLSARNGTFYIYGAYFDNRVRVGNVPLVRILVMADRIKPPPTLCQLWYNNGAYPTISTTKYTYAWYSKWGNYQDGILQPFIVTCKAPYLNPKREAPMSVSLVEKQCDKPTNNVRVVNNRPAVKQDFAVCVKGLDFLKDDLSVRLIEWIELLNILGAKKIFLYELEIHPNISKTLKYYQQKGLVELTPITLPGGQPNLPGLRHNFLSMKLTHKRQNELIPYNDCLYRNLYSYEYIVLLDIDEVVMPVQHRTWKELMTDVVPMALQQKNYTRASYNVRNVYFLDDMMNDDAKHTVHEVGIPGYMHMLQHVYRAKNFTKPGSYVKCFHNVERIVSVHNHFPLNCFGTCTTYSIDTPYAQLQHYRKDCVGPLKKSCNSDFKVYTVKDTTIWRYKDELIQRATKALKDLGFFS; translated from the coding sequence ATGGCCCGCAAGCAACTCCTGGTGGCCTGGAAGGCCCTACGGAGGGTCCTTCTACTGGTCTGCGTCTGGATGGGCGTCTGCTACGCCGTGTTCCACTTCACTCACGGAGCCGGCAACTCGTTCCTCATTGGGCCCTTTCAGCGATCCTTGCTACAAACAGCAGCGCCTCCTGAACACCACGTACCCGTGGAACCGGTCAAATCCGTGCCCACCTCGAAACCCGAGTCCTCCACGGCTTCGCAGCGCGACACGACGCCCGACAGCAAAGCACTCCTAAACCTGCGTCCGCACGTCGACATATCTCCTTCCGTCTCCATGAAGGAGTTCCTGTCGAAGCTCTCGAACATGTCGAACATACCCAGGGCCTACTGGGAGAACGGTCGCAAGCCTTCCATCAGCTCCAAGAGTTGCGTCAAGTATCCCGAACTGTACGACCTGTCTTTCAACAACCTGTACTGGCAGAAGCTGTCCGCGCGGAACGGCACCTTCTACATCTACGGCGCCTACTTCGACAACCGGGTGCGGGTCGGCAACGTTCCCCTGGTGCGCATCCTAGTCATGGCCGACAGGATAAAGCCGCCGCCGACGTTGTGTCAGTTGTGGTACAACAATGGCGCCTACCCCACCATCTCCACCACCAAGTACACCTACGCCTGGTACTCCAAGTGGGGCAACTACCAGGACGGCATCCTGCAGCCGTTCATCGTGACCTGCAAGGCGCCCTACCTGAACCCGAAGCGCGAAGCGCCAATGTCCGTCTCCTTGGTTGAGAAGCAGTGCGACAAGCCCACCAACAACGTGCGCGTCGTGAACAACCGGCCGGCCGTCAAGCAGGACTTCGCCGTGTGCGTCAAAGGACTGGACTTCCTCAAGGACGACCTGAGCGTGCGCCTCATCGAGTGGATCGAGCTGCTCAACATCCTGGGCGCCAAGAAGATTTTCCTGTACGAGCTCGAGATCCACCCCAACATATCCAAGACGCTGAAGTACTACCAGCAGAAGGGACTGGTCGAGCTCACGCCGATCACGCTGCCCGGGGGCCAGCCCAACCTGCCCGGCCTGCGGCACAACTTCCTCAGCATGAAGCTCACGCACAAGCGCCAGAACGAGCTGATCCCGTACAACGACTGCCTCTACCGGAACCTCTACTCGTACGAGTACATCGTCCTGCTGGACATCGACGAGGTCGTGATGCCCGTGCAGCACCGCACCTGGAAGGAGCTGATGACCGACGTCGTGCCGATGGCCCTGCAGCAGAAGAACTACACGAGGGCCAGCTACAACGTGCGCAACGTCTACTTCCTCGACGACATGATGAACGACGATGCCAAGCACACCGTGCACGAGGTGGGCATCCCGGgctacatgcacatgctgcagcACGTCTACCGCGCCAAGAACTTCACCAAGCCCGGCTCGTACGTCAAGTGCTTCCACAACGTGGAGCGCATCGTGTCCGTGCACAACCACTTCCCGCTCAACTGCTTCGGGACGTGCACCACGTACAGCATCGACACGCCGTACGCGCAGCTGCAGCACTACCGCAAGGACTGCGTGGGGCCCCTGAAGAAGAGCTGCAACAGCGACTTCAAGGTCTACACCGTCAAGGACACCACGATATGGAGGTACAAGGACGAGCTCATACAGAGGGCCACCAAGGCGCTTAAAGACCTAGGCTTTTTCTCATAG